From the Saccharomycodes ludwigii strain NBRC 1722 chromosome I, whole genome shotgun sequence genome, one window contains:
- a CDS encoding GRAM and VASt domain-containing protein (similar to Saccharomyces cerevisiae YLR072W | LAM6 | Lipid transfer protein Anchored at Membrane contact site (paralog of YFL042C | LAM5)) → MMEDMIEDIVNQKPASDLNNKDTGNSQNFKSQAADPLITKENVSSNSNQNAPIIHRRVKSTNTNFITGTPDKNGNIKERKASTSSNSITETTSNINKTPPSSSIFNSMLASMSSAFTNNTGLQEENLPEDTSKQNYNSANGTTAINASTNNNSMISYRKQEAAINNSNDTSDVALVNTHTGSNNNSNNADNIDVSFDSTNSNNNMLYSTTDYYVKNEIPFAHESRNELFHNSFKSVPSQDRLIDIFSCSLSKDSIFQGKMYVSEKYICFNSKNNLLGLWATNIVICLDDIASINNNGEFTERPSIIAPNISSKFKNNNYSSHGTGSVTSDNNIVINTLYGRSFNFSGFSDKNKASKIIKTIWENSLKKSTLVTSSMQKGVDSDDKSKYGNGKDDKDGVLQDTKDRSASNVSEISADDYRPNSIGGLYKHGIHNNQSGILIDAFQYDIKLSEKHKRANSNILENINAKNLIPADLEDAILSVDESVYEEYHEKEKPVTNNYSDEYEDDEDDDYDSEEESKITDNKLKQVKVYTFIPKANYTYKGQLYHDETEFIYSPEEDNKEDLLAEVELNAPPGIIFELLFSENNPSFTLSYLSGLNSSNFQPPNLGAFNKINQDGQKYREYQYDKGLNYPVGPKTTRCLVRETILSLEYDNYINVLNTTRTPDVPSGSNFSVKTRYMIRWGPNGSSVLKISFWVDWTGSSWIKSMIDKSCKSGQKEATKVLLVSLQEKLEQVTEMKKLSLDEAISSEMPSSNNGILSKSPSVTSLRSLPQEEYNYKGNTSGAAGISTGLNKTGNLYSNKVSANGFTNTNIHNTDLKLSFFSFTNILLFFITFLLLLNLYFQFKIMSKYNLLNDIIPQFLSSQSNEKSSVVIDETTEKLLENIDALVQRRMNVKN, encoded by the coding sequence AAATACTAATTTTATTACAGGAACTCCCGATAAAAATGGTAACATAAAAGAGAGGAAAGCTAGCACCAGTAGCAATAGTATTACTGAAACTACTAGTAACATTAACAAAACTCCACCTTCAAGctcaatttttaattctatGTTGGCATCCATGTCTTCTGCttttacaaataatacTGGTTTACAAGAGGAGAACCTTCCTGAGGATACCAGTAAACAAAATTACAATTCTGCTAATGGTACAACTGCCATTAATGCAAGTACCAACAATAACTCAATGATTAGCTATAGAAAGCAGGAAGCCGCAATCAATAACTCTAATGATACTAGTGACGTTGCATTGGTTAATACTCACACtggtagtaacaataatagtaacaatgCTGACAACATTGATGTATCATTTGATAGTACAAAttctaataacaatatgCTATACTCGACAACAGATTATTATGTTAAAAATGAGATTCCCTTTGCGCATGAAAGTAGAAATGAATTATTTCATAATTCATTCAAATCAGTTCCATCTCAAGATAGATTGATTGACatattttcttgttctttgTCTAAGGATTCAATATTTCAAGGTAAAATGTATGTTTCGGAAAAGtacatttgttttaattcgAAAAATAACTTGTTAGGGTTATGGGCTACAAATATTGTAATTTGTCTAGATGATATTGCTagcatcaataataatggagAATTCACTGAAAGACCATCTATTATTGCACCAAATATTAGtagtaaatttaaaaataataattactCAAGTCATGGTACTGGTAGCGTGACTTcggataataatattgtgaTAAATACATTATACGGCagatcttttaattttagtgGATTTTCCGATAAGAATAAAGCGagcaaaattattaaaacaatttgggaaaattctttgaaaaaatcaacATTAGTAACATCTTCAATGCAAAAAGGAGTCGATAGCGATGATAAGAGTAAATACGGGAACGGGAAGGATGATAAAGATGGGGTACTGCAGGATACTAAAGATAGGTCTGCTAGTAATGTAAGCGAGATATCCGCTGATGATTACCGCCCTAATAGCATTGGTGGGTTGTATAAACATGGGATCCATAATAATCAGTCTGGGATATTGATTGATGCCTTTCAATACGATATCAAATTGAGTGAAAAACACAAGCGGGCTAATAGCAACATTTTAGAGAATATAAATGCTAAGAACTTGATACCTGCTGACTTGGAAGATGCCATATTATCCGTCGATGAATCTGTTTACGAAGAATAccatgaaaaagaaaaacctgttacaaataattattcGGATGAATATGAGGATGATGAGGATGACGATTATGATAGTGAAGAAGAGAGTAAAATTACAGACAATAAGCTTAAACAGGTTAAGGTTTATACATTCATCCCTAAAGCCAACTATACTTACAAAGGTCAATTATATCATGATGAAActgaatttatttattcaccAGAAGAAGACAACAAAGAAGATCTTTTAGCCGAAGTAGAATTAAATGCACCACCAGGAATCATCTTCGAGCTTTTATTCAGTGAGAATAATCCTAGTTTTACCTTATCTTATTTATCTGGATTAAATTCTTCCAACTTCCAGCCGCCGAATTTAGGagcttttaataaaatcaatcaAGATGGCCAAAAATATAGAGAATACCAATATGACAAGGGCTTGAATTATCCAGTGGGACCCAAGACTACAAGATGCTTAGTACGAGAAACCATTCTTTCTTTGGAATATGATAATTACATTAATGTATTAAATACTACCAGAACGCCTGATGTTCCATCTGGATCGAATTTTTCAGTGAAAACACGGTACATGATAAGGTGGGGTCCTAACGGAAGttctgttttaaaaatatcgtTTTGGGTTGATTGGACTGGGAGCAGTTGGATTAAATCTATGATTGATAAAAGTTGTAAATCAGGACAGAAGGAAGCTACCAAGGTACTATTAGTTTCTTTACAAGAAAAGTTAGAACAAGTCACAGAGATGAAGAAATTATCGCTAGATGAAGCTATAAGTAGCGAAATGCCTTCTAGTAATAACGGTATATTGAGTAAATCGCCCTCTGTTACTTCTCTAAGATCATTACCCCAGGAggaatataattataaaggCAATACTAGCGGTGCGGCTGGTATTTCCACGGGTTTAAATAAAACCGGCAATTTGTATTCCAACAAAGTTAGTGCAAATGGTTTTACTAACACCAATATACACAATACTGATTTAAAGTTGTCCTTTTTCTCGTTTACTAACATactattgttttttattacttttttgttACTGTTGAACTTATATTTCCAATTTAAAATCATGTCTAAGTACAACTTGTTAAATGACATAATTCCGCAGTTTTTATCTTCTCAATCGAACGAAAAATCTAGTGTTGTAATCGATGAAACTACGGAAAAActattggaaaatattgatgCATTGGTACAAAGAAGGATGAATGTGAAAAATTGA
- the RFU1 gene encoding Rfu1p (similar to Saccharomyces cerevisiae YLR073C | RFU1 | Regulator of Free Ubiquitin chains) — protein sequence MTLVHYPTGTTTKSPTMLQKEATNYKFNKNIPLRIYLKTCITLIEKAQSFFIGNDIENACLYYMRYLDLSMAKLPTHPEVLYNISSTCGHSNNNLELSQKEYQQILKLEVPAIIKIVEDLQKELDSRRKMENMKKYISAEPCLLRNNKNKTNKTTITSEDKCLNNTTTKKVPKHTTSMADSRSKEQDKCNAKREVTLPATFNESLFNYSINYFKQHSTPSGGNIFNEESSNNHRKNKHNTNNNVKDTSYTECYYPSLTKISGSIVVNNGNNGIIDLNNKSNVNVTDNIITTNNNHGRYINSNKNGNNHVQSVFAYPELPKLSSSTM from the coding sequence ATGACACTTGTCCATTATCCAACCGGTACCACCACTAAATCACCGACAATGTTACAAAAAGAAGCcacaaattataaattcaataaaaatatacccTTAAGAATATACCTAAAAACATGTATCACATTAATAGAGAAAGCACAATCATTCTTTATTGGCAATGATATCGAAAATGcatgtttatattatatgaGATATTTAGATTTATCCATGGCTAAATTACCAACACATCCCGAAGTATTGTACAACATTTCCAGTACTTGCGGtcatagtaataataacttaGAATTATCCCAAAAGGAATATCAAcagattttaaaattagaagTTCCTGccattataaaaattgtagAAGATTTACAAAAGGAATTAGATTCTAGACggaaaatggaaaatatgaaaaaatatatttccGCGGAGCCGTGTTTActaagaaataataaaaataagactAATAAAACCACCATTACAAGTGAAGACAAATGCCTAAACAATACAACTACCAAAAAAGTACCAAAACATACCACCTCAATGGCAGATAGTCGCAGCAAAGAACAAGATAAGTGTAACGCTAAACGGGAAGTTACATTGCCTGCCACATTTAATGAAAGTTTGTTCAattattcaataaattattttaaacaacATTCGACTCCTAGTGGTGGCAACATTTTTAACGAGGAAAGCAGTAACAATCacagaaaaaacaaacataatactaataataatgtcaaGGACACTTCATACACTGAATGTTACTATCCATCGTTAACCAAAATAAGTGGTagtattgttgttaataatgGCAATAACGGAATTATAGACCTAAACAACAAGAGTAATGTCAACGTTactgataatattattacaactAACAATAACCATGGTAGATATatcaatagtaataaaaatggtaacAATCATGTCCAGAGTGTATTTGCTTATCCAGAATTACCGAAATTATCATCATCCACTATGtaa
- the OTU1 gene encoding ubiquitin-specific protease OTU1 (similar to Saccharomyces cerevisiae YFL044C | OTU1 | Ovarian TUmor) — protein sequence MKLKVQLDNKSNILHLENNSKLSDLVQKILETFKSSTADDDPEDNKYTLKSIRFGYPPKTILIKNNTNTKNVNIKDDSDEDASEDDNNMSKTLIDLGISSGEKISAGFESGIANVISSKDENNIAKVKLHTVPDDNSCLFHAIAYCLYKPHDNSESVNYAKNLRQLCADYIVAHQTEFNAAVLGKPVEEYIKWITRNDTWGGGIEIAILSRILQVGIYVLDVDNLSFDKFNEDLVNDNGFILIAFNGVHYDAIEYEGATVLFDEKILDECLSYAHEWKLQGYTFNTFNAKIKCNICGKILRGEKEVSKHAEQTKHYDFDQNQ from the coding sequence ATGAAACTAAAAGTTCAACtagataataaatcaaatattttacatttagaaaataatagcaaGCTTTCTGATCTAGTTCAAAAGATATTAGAAACATTTAAATCATCAACCGCCGATGACGATCCagaagataataaatacaCTTTAAAATCTATTAGATTTGGTTACCCACCGAAAACAATTCTTATTAAGAATAACACCAACacaaaaaatgtaaatataaaagacGATTCTGATGAAGATGCTAGCgaagatgataataatatgagTAAGACACTAATAGATTTGGGTATAAGCTCaggggaaaaaataagCGCGGGTTTCGAAAGTGGAATTGCCAATGTTATCTCTAGTAAGGATGAAAACAATATAGCTAAGGTTAAATTACACACTGTACCAGACGATAACTCTTGTTTGTTTCATGCTATAGCATACTGTTTATATAAACCACACGATAACTCAGAATCAGTGAATTATGCAAAAAATTTACGCCAGTTATGTGCGGATTATATTGTGGCTCACCAAACCGAATTTAACGCAGCCGTATTAGGCAAACCAGTTGAGGAATACATAAAATGGATTACACGTAATGATACATGGGGTGGTGGCATTGAAATAGCTATATTATCAAGAATTTTGCAAGTCGGAATATATGTATTGGATGTAGATAACTTGTCCTTTGACAAATTTAACGAAGATTTAGTTAATGATaatggttttattttaattgcCTTTAATGGCGTTCATTATGATGCTATTGAATACGAGGGTGCCACGGTTTTATTTGATGAAAAGATATTGGATGAATGCCTAAGCTATGCCCATGAATGGAAACTGCAAGGTTATActtttaatacttttaatgcaaaaataaaatgcaATATTTGCGGCAAAATACTTAGGGGGGAAAAAGAAGTATCAAAACATGCAGAGCAAACCAAACATTATGATTTTGATCAAAATCAATAG
- the BUD20 gene encoding Bud20p (similar to Saccharomyces cerevisiae YLR074C | BUD20 | BUD site selection), with amino-acid sequence MGRYSVKRYKTKRRTKDLDLIYNELVDQNKVQQLLNQPLDETKPGLGQHYCIHCAKYCETRAALKTHLKSKIHKRRVKELKAVPYTQEVADAAAGLNLNNFLNRVEQIKQKKEPVKENNEVLLKQYYDTTLTNISNTEPTLPYLKNVQDVKANPAQKD; translated from the coding sequence ATGGGTAGATATTCTGTCAAAAGATATAAAACTAAAAGAAGAACCAAGGATTTggatttaatatataatgaATTAGTTGACCAAAATAAAGTACAACAACTGTTAAATCAACCCTTAGATGAAACTAAACCAGGGTTGGGTCAGCACTATTGTATACATTGTGCTAAATATTGTGAAACTAGGGCAGCATTAAAGACGCATTTGAAAAGTAAAATTCATAAGAGGAGAgttaaagaattaaaagcTGTTCCATATACACAAGAAGTAGCCGATGCCGCTGCAGGattgaatttaaataattttctaaataGAGTTGAGCagattaaacaaaaaaaagaaccggtaaaagaaaataatgaagTTCTGCTAAAACAGTATTATGATACCACATTAACCAATATTTCTAATACTGAGCCTACATTACCATATTTGAAGAACGTTCAAGACGTAAAAGCTAATCCAGCACAAAAAGATTAG
- the RPL10 gene encoding 60S ribosomal protein uL16 (similar to Saccharomyces cerevisiae YLR075W | RPL10 | Ribosomal Protein of the Large subunit): protein MARRPARCYRYQKNKPYPKSRYNRAVPDAKIRIFDLGKKKASVDEFPLCVHLVSNELEQLSSEALEAARICANKYITVTTGRDSFHLRVRVHPFHVLRINKMLSCAGADRLQQGMRGAWGKPHGLAARVDIGQIIFSVRTKDSNKDVVVEGLRRARYKFPGQQKIILSKKWGFTNLDRPEYIKRKEAREVKDDGAFVKFLSKKGPLEKNFREFPDYFTSQA, encoded by the coding sequence ATGGCTAGAAGACCAGCTAGATGTTACAGATATCAAAAGAACAAGCCTTATCCAAAATCCAGATACAACAGAGCTGTTCCAGATGCCAAAATTagaatttttgatttaggTAAGAAGAAGGCTTCTGTCGATGAATTTCCATTGTGTGTTCATTTAGTTTCTAACGAATTGGAACAATTGTCTTCTGAAGCTTTGGAAGCTGCTCGTATCTGTGCTAACAAATACATCACTGTCACTACTGGTAGAGATTCCTTCCACTTGAGAGTTAGAGTCCATCCATTCCATGTTTTGAGAATTAACAAGATGTTGTCTTGCGCTGGTGCCGATAGATTGCAACAAGGTATGAGAGGTGCTTGGGGTAAACCACATGGTTTGGCTGCTCGTGTTGACATTGGtcaaattattttctctGTTAGAACCAAGGACAGCAACAAggatgttgttgttgaaggTTTGAGAAGAGCCAGATACAAGTTCCCAGGTCaacaaaagattattttatcCAAGAAATGGGGTTTTACCAACTTGGACAGACCTGAATACATCAAGAGAAAAGAAGCTCGTGAAGTTAAAGATGACGGTGCCTTTGTCAAGTTTTTGTCTAAGAAAGGTCCATTGGAAAAGAACTTTAGAGAATTCCCAGATTATTTTACTAGTCAAgcttaa
- the SEC53 gene encoding phosphomannomutase SEC53 (similar to Saccharomyces cerevisiae YFL045C | SEC53 | SECretory) — protein sequence MSAIKEFQYKEHPETLVLFDVDGTLTPARLTVSDEVREALVKLRKKVCIGFVGGSDLSKQVEQLGPNVLQDFDYCFSENGLTAYRLGHKMASQSFINWLGEEKYNKLAKFMLRYLSDIDLPVRRGTFIEFRNGMVNVSPIGRNASTQERCDYEKFDKAHKIREKMVEALKKEFPDYGLTFSIGGQISFDVFPTGWDKTYCLQHVAKDGFKTIHFFGDKTFKGGNDYEIYEDPRTIGHAVNSPVDTVRILNELFDLK from the coding sequence ATGTCTGCTATTAAAGAATTCCAATACAAAGAACACCCAGAAActttagttttatttgatGTCGATGGCACATTAACACCAGCTAGATTGACTGTCTCTGATGAAGTCAGAGAAGCTTTAGTTAAATTAAGAAAGAAGGTTTGTATTGGTTTCGTTGGTGGTAGTGATTTAAGTAAACAAGTGGAGCAATTAGGTCCAAATGTTTTGCAAGATTTTGACTACTGTTTCAGTGAGAATGGTTTAACTGCTTACAGATTAGGCCACAAAATGGCTTCtcaatcttttattaactGGCTTGGTGAAgaaaaatacaacaaatTAGCCAAATTTATGTTAAGATACTTAAGTGACATAGATTTACCAGTTAGAAGAGGTacttttattgaatttagAAATGGTATGGTTAATGTTTCACCAATTGGTAGAAATGCCAGCACACAAGAACGTTGTGattatgaaaaatttgacAAGGCACACAAAATCAGAGAAAAGATGGTTGAAGCTTTGAAGAAGGAGTTCCCGGATTATGGTTTAACTTTCTCCATTGGTGGTCAAATTTCATTTGATGTTTTCCCAACAGGTTGGGATAAGACTTATTGTTTGCAACATGTCGCTAAAGATGGTTTCAAAACAATACACTTCTTCGGTGATAAAACCTTCAAAGGTGGCAATGACTATGAAATCTATGAAGATCCAAGAACCATTGGCCATGCCGTTAACAGTCCAGTTGACACCGTTAGAATTTTGAACGAATTGTTTGACTTGAAATAA
- the FMP32 gene encoding Fmp32p (similar to Saccharomyces cerevisiae YFL046W | FMP32 | Found in Mitochondrial Proteome) produces MLVKPLRLPILHLLRLPSLSRVYSVPLKQNPIFISTILPIKRSFSQSSPNYNFKPNHIADTDNLKKKLIAQGAFNQEQAETIITIITNSLNEGVSEITSTLSTREDLIKLAYMQRMDFTKLRDELLLLDKNEFHKINAEQERLGHELDKLGRKLREEITKCNAGFKLDLSLEKGRIKEEASMHDLQIKEVDTRIDQEVTNMKMQIDSVKAQVMQWLIGVCTGTFALVLAYIRLLS; encoded by the coding sequence ATGCTTGTAAAACCATTGAGATTACCAATTCTTCACTTATTAAGATTACCATCACTCTCAAGAGTATATTCGGTAccattaaaacaaaatccCATTTTTATATCAACCATTCTGCCAATAAAAAGATCATTTTCGCAATCTAGTCCTAATTATAACTTTAAGCCAAATCACATAGCAGACACAGAtaatttgaagaaaaaattaatagcTCAAGGCGCTTTTAATCAAGAACAAGCagaaacaataataaccatAATTACCAACTCATTAAATGAGGGTGTTTCTGAAATAACTTCAACATTATCTACAAGAGAAGATCTTATTAAGCTAGCTTATATGCAAAGAATGGACTTTACAAAATTGAGGGATGAGCTTTTGTTAttggataaaaatgaatttcATAAGATCAATGCAGAACAAGAACGCTTAGGTCATGAATTGGATAAGCTGGGTCGTAAGCTAAGAGAAGAGATAACTAAATGTAACGCAGGTTTTAAATTAGATTTAAGTTTAGAAAAGGGAAGAATTAAGGAAGAAGCAAGTATGCATGATCTACAAATTAAGGAAGTTGATACAAGAATCGATCAGGAAGTTACAAATATGAAAATGCAAATAGATTCTGTAAAGGCACAAGTCATGCAATGGCTAATCGGTGTTTGTACTGGTACTTTTGCATTAGTCCTAGCATATATTAGGTTACTATCCTAG